The stretch of DNA ACAAAAAAGTAGATAAAATAGATACTACAGTCAAAGGATACAATGCAGCGATAATGTAAAACCACTAGTGACACTATTGGTGCAGAGCACTATGGCAGGCAAAATGGTACCCCATTTATTTCACTCCATTAGCTTTTTTGACTTTTTCCTCCTCGCAGAAAAAGTCAAACGACGCTAACTGAGTGAAATAGAGGACGTACCAGATAAACACAATGCTAATTCAAATCAGAGTGAGACTTGTATTCAACAGCCTCACATCAAGTCCACCCAattttatatactccctccatcccggtcatttgttacctttggttttggcacaaaggcCAAGGAGAGTGAAAGGGACCAATTTTGTGCATTGTTATtgaatgacaagtggaccaaaatGCTTGTGGATGACCAAATTAGTCATCAAAAGCATTCCTAAAATAAAAAGGTAAGAAATGAATGAGATACCCtaaaatggaataggtaaacaaatgactgggacggGAGGAGTATTTCTTAATCAATTCTGATAATGGGTGGGCCTCAAGACCAACTCATAGAAGTATTTGTGTACGATTTGACAGTTGACAATAGAAATGTGATGGGGTTATGCGAGTGTACTACAAGACTTAAGAAATGAACCCTTAGCTAACTCCTGCCAAGAAATAACAAATATGTAGGAGTTCATAAGAGAGCAACTTGCCTGAGGAAAAACTCCAGTTGTTTGCCTACTGCATCCATACATGGAAACACACCACTTCTTTTTGGCATTTGGAGCAAAATACTCAGCAACGAACTTTCTCCAAAACTCAATATTGTTATCCTGTAATAAAATTACATCAAGTATTAGTCCACAGACAGCATTACCCATGATATATGCACAAAAGAAGAGTCAAAATGCTGGCATTGACCTCTGGTCTGTGTTGCTGCTGATACATATAATGCGTGAGCCGTCGGGCACACATCCCAGGCTCATAGACAGATTTTTTTACGGGTGACCTAAGAGGCACATTCTGGGGTGACAATTGAGGTTGTGATTGCGATCTTTGTTGAGGTATAGACTTTAGAAGCTGATGTTGATGCTGTTGATGTAACTGCAGTATTTTTTGTTGCTGCAATAGATTAAGCTGAGTAGCAGAGGCAGCATGCGAAGACTGCCTCGGCATTGACATCTGGTGcatgagttgttgttgttgttgttgttgctgctgctgctgctgctgctgcaaaAACAAAGACTGATCTGATTGTTGCGGCTCCATCTTTACAGAACCGACACTACGCATATTCTGGTGTTGCTGTGGTTCCAACTTAACCTGCAAGCATTCGAGTCTTATCAGCCCTAAGATGCAAGAACAAAGATTGGTCCTTCCCCTCACATGGGGACTATGTTGCTCGAACTATGCTGGAAGTATTGTATGGGTGTGTCTGTGGGTATCTACCACGGTGCACATGCAAGTGGGCTAGGAAGTCTTACACTCATTCTCCAAAACTTGCCTAAAATGGAAACATTAACTACTGGTGGCCTGGTGGGGACTGACTAAAATAGAATATGAAAACTATTAGCTAAaacattaatataaaataatattcaCCAAAAAGGAACTTAACCTGACCAAGACCTCTCAAAGACTGTAGCTGCTGTTGCTGTGGATCCCCATGCTGATTTCCAGTCACCTTGGGTTCTAATTTCATAGGAACACCGCCACCCAGCCCACCCCTAATTGACTGATATGGCTGCTGGTTGGCAGAAAATTGTTGCATTGGCAATTGTGGATGCTGAGAGTTTTGAGATTCAAGCTGTGGCGAACGCAAATTATCCGGCAACATATGATTATCAGAGGTGCTAGAAAACGGTTGACCCTGAACCTGACCAGATGTACTAGGGTTCCTCATATTAGTAGTTGCTAAAGAAGGCCGAGGATTGAACCCAGTTCCGTTTGCAAGTCCTGAAAGGGAATTGGTTTCGGGCTCTCCAACAATACATCCTCTTGAGCCATTCATCCCACCATGAATCATGGGACTCGCGTTACCATTACTAAAAGAATGGTTCATCGGTGATGCCACATTAGGGCCATTTCCCAACAAGTTTCCATTATTAAACTGAGCTCTAGGTGAAACTAGAGAAGAGAAACCCCCTTGAGAAGGCATTTGACCCCCTTGACCTCCCAACATCCCGGAATTCGACCCTAAAAATGACGGCATAATAGATTGGGCACCACCAATTGGGGTGGTGGGATGCCCTGAAGGTCCCATCTTTGTTATCTAAAATAATCTTATGCTACAGTCACTTACCTCTAAATTATATAAATACAAAATTAACCATCTAAAACAACAAGAAAATCTTGATTTTACACTAAGGAACGTTCAAAATTCAACATATAAGACGACAACCCATCGATCAATTTACTTCGAAAACGAGGGAATGACACTCCAAAGTAGCAATCAAACAGTGAAGCATAAGATACACCTTTGTACATGACCATAACAAGTTGAGAGTCAGTAAATAGAAGACCCAGTAATGATGTTATACAAACCAAGCTACTAGTTTTGCCACCAAACATTCTACAATTTCGGGTTCGCGCTCGGGCCGGGCCCTTCACTCATTctgcacacacacacacacacaaaataCATTTTTCAGGAATAAATACAAATCCCATAAAAATAGAAATTCATGCAGAAATTGAGATAAAAGATGGAAACAGAAACAGCTTTAACCAACTTCAAAGCTCaaatattgttacttttaataGCACAAGGGTACAAATTTTCACCTTTTGAGTAAAATAAATACAAAGAACGAAAATTAGTTTACTAAAAAAGACTAAAATTTGACTAAAAACGACGAAAATAGTAGCAAAATAGAAAGAGAAATTACCAAAATTGAGAAAAGGGTATTGGAATTTACAGAAAATGATGAACTGGGTTACTGTCAAATTGGTAAACAAGTGAAGAAAAAAGACCCACCAATGAAAATGACTGAATTTTAGGGTTTTATTCTTCCCTAATTTGTTAAAGTAtaattgtttttttgtttttgggaaaattcttgtgaaaatgagaatctgtaaactaatgaaaagtgTTGGGTTGTACTTCGTATTATCTGAGATTCTGAGTATGTGTTGTTTTactctatttatttatttatttattaaattaTTTAGTTTTATTTATTGGACCCTTGGTTGTCTGCTGTTCTTCGCTGTATCGAAGCACAAGAGAGAGAATTGTGTGGAGAGAGGATGTCTCTTCTTGCGGACGTCAAATTATCATTCCAATTGATTTAATTTCTACCATACTCCCTAGGCTAGTTTCCTCTAAAACGGTCTTAATTTACAACAAGAAAAATAACATCGTTTtacaataaaaaataataatttaataataaaagtTATAAGTAAAATCACCAAATCTCATCGAAGACAggtgatatccgtcacaagcttgtgacggataacgTTTCCTCTTACAAAATACTCATTGAGAGATGAATGAGAAGCACATAAGGTACTCACCTTGTCAaatctccctttttgtgagaggtcacaggCTTATGACGAGATTAGCCCATCACAAGCAAGATTAGCTGAAGTAAAATTGACAGCTTCTAACAATAAGCTGGTGATAACTTTTTAAAAGAAAATGTTCACATTTTATCCATCTCATTCAGAGTAACATTACCGTCTATAAATCTGTAATGAGAATTTGCCCCCTCCAGCTATACCATGTCAATTCTCAAGTTTTTCTTATTTAGATATTTTAATCAGTTTTATTCGTTCTATTTTAAAAACATAAATTGTTTTTCTTTGTTAagaaaatgtttttttttattgagtttttcttttattatatattccctcctattcactcattTCCTCCCCCTTTtattttgcacaagaattaagaaaatgattttggaccacacaaaacactctatttcactctaccccacatgtaattaaatttggactaCACAAAAgctaccaaaaaaggaaagaggaaagaAAACTCGACTTATCTAAAAAGAAATAAGGGAGGAAATGAATAAATAGGAGGTAGTATCTCCAAAGCAAGTGTAAAAATTGATCAagactaaaataaattacaaaaaaacattttatgttattttttccTCACTAGAAATTGAAATGAAATAGGAAGTCAAATTCTCCTCCACTATGGGTTGGATGGATGGCTATCAGGCTATGTACAAGGGATAGATAGATGGATGGATTGTATCATATGTTATGTCAACTCAATAATTAATTTACAAACATAATGATGATGGtgataatgtattgtacttttggtGGTGGCACGTATTTATTTGCAATGGCTTAAGACTATTTAATGGCTCGACAATTTAAAGACAATTCTCTTATGCCACAATCTCTTTCgtgtttttgagaaaaaaaaaatgatcattttataataaataataatggtCATTTTTCAATCATAAAAAGTAGTCATTATTTAATCAAGAGTAGTTCTATTTATCGTGGTAATAACTTTTCTCGCCGTACAATTGAATTTGTACAAACTAGTTTTAAACTCGtgtaaaattgcacgggtatgtatttgggtcagtattaatgtttttggatgtatatttgtttttgcatttctattgtacttatctagttggtttAAATCTACGATCTACATAATTTATCAGGATGATATTAACGTTGCCTATCATTCGTACTTGTAGAAGTAGAAATTACTCGGTAGCCTATCATTGTCATCTTCCGAATTCGGAGTGCGAGACTGATAGTAAAATTGCCAGAATTTTTGCTCCAAGTACATAAATCCTCGGTTTCTATACTAatttgagaggattattttttctaaaaagaacatactccctccaatttcctattatcttccctctttcctttttcacacaagtttgattatcttccctctttccttttttggtaagtttcattcattttttattaatttctctctcttaaaaaatcaacaactctcattactttatctattctttattcatcattcattctttattattttccctcacctataaatttcacaacCTACAATaatttattctactttattccttctttcttcccctttcttaatttttgtgcccaaaagaaaggggaaaataaaaggaaataggagggagtattttaaaAAAATTCGACTGTTAACTTATCGTgttgttattattaaaaaaatatttattataacaattgcgaattatttattataaaaaatttattaaaaaaaaattaatcacttgtaaattaaattaaaatttatttgtttttttacagttaaaaaaaaattaaaatttgctttaaattgtagttgaagactaaattaactcggttgcctatcattgtcacctactATTTTCGGTGTGTGCGGCTGAtagttaagttgccgagttttatattccaagtaaatactccgtcataattgattttttttaaacaaaattttTTGTGCCATgtacttttaaaaaattatgttgggATGTTGTTGCATAgtacaataatattaaccaaaatacatgaatattttatactccaagtaaatactccgtcaagatttatttttttaacaaaaattattgtaccatgtagttttaaaaaattatgtatgtaattcatttccgttttatgttcgatcccgtatataaatataattccttcttgaaattatgtaattttattattatgtaattttgttttaaaaattatgtaattcaattttatttactcgcatttgtaattcaatttgcgtatatgttattaattttatttacacggaatgtataaaattatttcataatattaattcataaaAATCTTTCATAATAGtatttcatagaatttgtgtaagacggaatttatcgcatgtttgaaaagacggaaatctgaacaaataaatacattgcatactcatgggtcccaccataacatgaatttccaaaaaaaaaaaaaattgcattaatgacgtggcgcgctgaggattgagtattgtcttttatattaatatagataagattctTATATAGATGAATTGTGCATAAATTGAAATTAACAAAACGTCTCTTTAATAACAAATGAGAATTTGCACAAATCCAGGCCTGATATAAGTACTGTACTAACTTAGGCATCAGAGAGGGAGTCCTCGGGAACCCCCTGAGGCCCTGTTTGTTGCGTATCGTGTGCAGGTACCTTTCGAGACGGGAGCGCATTAACCCAACACATCATATCCAAaaggagcgcgttgacccgacTCGGATTCAAATAGCGTTGACTTAATTGTTTTGACCCAAAACATCTAGAATGTTATAtgaacttatatatatatatatatatatatatatatatatatatatatatatatatatatatatatatatattctaatTGTTCAATGAGAATGGCAAGTAATTAAACTCTTTTACTCCTTCTACCCTCCGTTTcccgtcatttgttgtcctttttttcatttttggttATCACAATCAATTGTTAtcttttctattttaaaaatgaacttGATTAACAATTTGATCCTATACACTGAATttgatccacttgtcatttaCTAATTGACCccctcctcttttcttggtcCTTGTCCAAAACCAAAGAGCAACAATTGACTAGGACGAAGCCcttcattttattttttcaaGGTTTCTACCGTACCTTCCCATCAAGAACAAAGCTCATATTGATTTATTTTAAATCTCGGTGACAAAGTCAAAAACGCATctccaaattcattttaacgtAACAGCTAATGTAAAGTACGCGATTATGTAGAAGATTAGTCATCCATGGGTTATTAAATTTCGCTGAGCCGCCTTGCGTACGTCCCATAATATCATTAATAACTCGGTAGCCAATTAGCCATGCATGACCAAGCCAAATTAGGTAGACTGTTAGACCAAAAAACTTGTGTATAAAACAATGCCAATTTTTTGAAGTACTCCGTAACAAATAAATCACCCGAAAACGCGACTAAAAATCAAACAACTCAATAGAGAATGGAGACGACATCCGATGAAATTAAGATATTAGATTTTTGGATTAGTCCGTTTTGCATGAGAGTCAAAATTGCACTTGAAGAAAAAGGTATTACGGAGTATGAATGTTTACAAGAGGACCCGTATGTTCATAAAACCGTACTTCTACGGGAGATGAATCCGGTTCACAACCGACTTCCGGTTTTAATCCATAATGGGAAACCAATATGCGAGTCCTTAATAATAGTGGAGTATATTGATGAAGTGTGGAAGGATAATTCTTCTATGTTGCTTCCGGTTGATCCTTTTTTGAAGTCACGAGCTAGGTTTTTGGCTCATTTTATTGATACCAAGGTTCATACTACTCTTTCGTTCTTCTCATTTACATTCATAATCTTATATTGTTGATAATTGATACTCCAGTAAgtagattatacatctgatgtagtacatcagatggtaTACTTTTTgagtattaaaataaagtttttgagttttaatctaaaattttttagttttattttaaagtttttgagtttatttacttaaattTTAATCTCAAAAggttacattataactcaaaaaaattacataaaagctcaaaaaaatttgatttttgacatcataaaactaaaatgtaatttataaactctataatactcgaaaaaaatacacaaaaactcaaaaagtcattaagtatgatgtagtacatccgatgtacaatcctttttctcttGATACTCCCTTTGACGCTGTCCAGTGAATAGtttatatttactttattttatgaGAGGAAGTAgagtaaatgtaaactattgacttgACCGACAGAATATTATTACCTAGTGTCTTAGGATTTGGTGTCTTAGAATGGGTCTATATATGAGAATCAGAAGTAAAGTAGCTACCTCACAAAATAACACATACTGGTAAGCTAGGTTGCACCAAAACAGACACTGACACGTGACAcgacatcccatgaaatttagaacacgggacacgtcatttaaatttaataaaatatatattttatagttatatatgtgtgattttatttttgaaaaagtattgaatattaaatttaaataagtgaaagtaAGTTAACTCATTCTcacttccaaaaccaaaaaccaacttataatcaatctatttcgacatttcattactagtctaaagaacatcatttgtctccaattcagcttatttccccaccaaattcaaccatataacaattctcgTCATTTatcttaaattcaacttgatttcgtttggaggtgtgtccaaataccatgagcacggctcaaaataccatggacacgtgcccaaataaaagatgaaagttagacacggctttacaagtgtccgacacgttatgaggtgtgtccgacgagtgtcgtgtctgacacgagtgtccgacacgggaacgctgattaggaggagtgtccgtacAACCTAGCTGGTAAGAAAAAATAATCCGACAGAAGAAAAGCCGCTACTTTTACTTATTACTGATATGTTTACCTCAATAATTTCATTGTATGTGTTTAATATTGTGTATAGAGAAAAGCCGCTACTTCAAGTAGTGTTTTTACTATCAAATTCTACAAATAGTTTCAAACCGTCCCCATTTGCAAACATTTTTAGGTAGATTTGAGCCTTAGAACACCAAATCATCTAGAGACTTTATCTATATACTCCGTATGAAAAAGAAATAATGTTGTACGCAGTTGATGAGCGTGGGAATGAAGTTATCCAGAGCCAAAGGTGAAGCAGAAATAGCAAAGAAGGAATTCATAGAATGCCTAAAACTGTTGGAGGCGGAACTTGGTGACAAGCCTTATTTTGGAGGCAACAACTTTGGATATTTGGACATTGCATTAATTCCAGATTATAGCTGGTTTTATACTTATGAAACTTGCGCACAATTTAGCATCCAGGCAGAGTGCCCTGAACTCATTGCATGGGCCAATAGATGCATGCAACGACCCAGTGTTCAACGTTCTCTTCCTAATCCTGTCCAAGTTTATAATTACGTTCTTGAACGTAATCGTAACCTTGGATTAGCTTAACTTCATGTATTTCTGCCGATTATTATTCTCCTCGGTCTCTCCTGTGTGTATTTCATTTGCATACATTGTTTCATATATGTGGGGTTATTTTATTTAAACGTATGAACTTGAAATGAATAAAGAGAGTACTATTTTGGGCCAAAGGGATTGAAGTTTAATCAGTTTGTTGTAAATGGCTTGGTAGACATGTATGCCAAGTGTTGAACCACAAGGACAATTTTGATGCTACGGTTTTCAAACTTGGGTTATGACTTATGAGAACCACAACTCGATCACCAACTAAGTCCGCTGGAATCTGTGTTGAACCAATTATAAATAAGCAACTTCCTGTAAAGATCATTGACTGCCATATAATATTACAGAAGCCTCAAGTGCCCATGATGCAAACATCTGAACCTGAGGAATCCTTCGGAAAGGAAAGTCTGAAACTTTAATGAACTAATTATGACAACCTTAAATATATTGTAATCTCTCTCTGAATCTTGTGCTATGTACTAGCCTATTCATACAACACGGAAAGATTCAGCTATTTTTCTCAGATCTGGGTAGTGTCTCTTCCACTGAAGACCTGCAATTCACAGAAGTTTTAAATTATGTCCAACTTTGTCCAGACAATGTCTCATATAAGTTGTGTTATTCAAAACATTTAGAATGTTATTGGGAGAACATGTGCCTACCATTTCCAGTGACTGAGAAAAGATAAAGCCGATTTCCAGCTGCAGTAGCTGTGATCAAAACATGAGGTGGTTCCAACTCGAACTGGTAATATTTTCGTCCTGAATGCTCTGCTACTTCTGTGCGTAGTACTTTGCCATCTACATTTTCTCCTATAACTTCTGGTCCAAAGGCACTGATCACTTTCTCAGGCGGTCCTACATCTCCAATTGTGACGTTGTCACCAAGATCTGTGCTCATAAAACCGCCAGAGAATTCATGTCAGTCGTTGCCACTAGCACTTGTCTAAATATGCACAATGGAGCTCACTAATTGAGCTAAAATACAATTTTATGTCACAATGGACCCCAACTGGCTTTATATTAGACACTGTGAATATGATATTTGAGTTCCTAGTTGTGATTTCGGGTGCAGAACTACTGTAAAATGACAATGCAGCAATAATATGATGAATTCGAGGAAACTCACTATCAGAAAATCTGAGAACAGGAGCAACAATGACGGAAAGGCGGCCTTGTTTAGGGTTTGCAAATCTGAGATCAATTTCTGTGCCGCCTAGATCTGCAATCGAGACAGGAACCTGCATTGTGGAGCAAGAGTTCATTGAGACAAATAGTCATAAACGCTTGCTAGAATTTCTTCATGATAAATAGGTGGCATCTTTACCTCATCCCACTCACTAGGGACTTTGAAAAGATAAGGAATAATTGGACTCCATCCAACACCATGGCCTCCTGACTTATCATCTGGTCTCCGGTATGTTCTCCAACCTGTCTGAGCATTTTACGTCTTGTTAGCGTATTCTGAGCCAAAATAGCGCAAGTGAAATTCCGTAGATTGTAGGTGTTAATTTCCACTGTATATAACAGAATTCCTTTAAATCTCACCTCTGAAAACTCAAGTTATGAATCTTATGatctatgttactccgactcttcTACTTGCCTTACCTACAGTGTCCAACACTAGAACATAGGTACGGGAAATGTCGAGTCTTAATTTAAGGCAATAGATATCTTATCTACCTTCAGGATCAACCATAATTTTCTTCCAGGTTGGGGATTTGGATAGATAAGTTGCCAAAGGTGGGGGCTGGCACATCAGTAAAAAGATCTTCACATATCACTAGCCAAATAAGTTGTTGAATGCTGGTGCTCATGAGTTCTGACGCGGGTTTGAAACCCGTCAACATAAAAAATTCTTTGGTGTATACAATTAAACATCCAATACAGCAATGACAGTCTAAAAAggagatgaaagaaaagaaaataaccTTGATCATCAGGCTCTGACAATCCAGGTACTCTTCCAGCAAGGAGCCCTTGTTTAACAACACCTAAACCCTGTCCTGGAAATCCCAAAGCTGTCATAGAGGAAACCAATGGAAGCACAACCATTGTTCTTCTCTTCACTAACCCTGAAGAAAACTTCTCCGATACATCGCCATCAAACAATGTTTCTGATTCTGAACTCAATGATGATTGAACAATGAAGCTCTGGGAATTTTGATTATGATTATAGAAACTTTGGTGTCTCTTGTTCTTCCAGGTAAAACAAGAAGGGCTACTGCATATTGTTGATGCCATTTCCAAGTTTCCAACTCTCTTGTTTTTTAACAATGAAAGTATGAAGCTACTAAGCTTTACAACGCTAGATTTTGGTGATAATAAATCTGTGTTTTTCTAGAAAATGTGTTCAAAAAGTCTGTTAAATTCTCCTTACTGTGGATGTGTCTCTGGAACGTTTGTGGTAGTGAAGATAGAAAGTGGCGTGTACTAAGACCCAACTCTGATACTATGTCACTTCTAACCTGACACGTGGCACTTCATGATTGTTtcgtatttttttatttttattttttgcttttttttattatctcatatCAAATATTGCAGATTAGCAGACTGGAGTATTCCTGAAAAAACTACTCCCTCAGTCCCGgccatttgttgtcctttgattttggcacaaagaccaaggaaatgaGAGGGGgctaattactaaatgacaagtggaataaattgagtgtgaatgatcaaagtactcatcaaattcattcttaaaataaaaaagacaacaaatgactgagacacccaaaatggaaaaggacaacaaatgacctggacagagggagtataagataATGTCGCGATCATCTGTGTTAACAACATAGAGATGTTATTTTCGAATGAACCATAGTGAAAGTTGCATCCACGGAcggttatttcataacaaaaaGCACAGCCAATTTATCGACCCATTTTGCTTCTTTTTTCAGCCGGAATCTGGAAGTAGAGAATAATTGGCCATGTGGGCATCATTGGAAATGGATACAAAATATATAAACATTGATAATAAACAATTTACAATTCTAATCATTCTAATATAAAGAACCAAAAAATGAGTGAGCATGTACTAGATTCATGTTTCAAAGCTATTACAGACAGATTCTTGCTAGTCGCCGGATCTATTTGAAACTCTCCAGTTTTAAGCCAGTGCAGTAAATCACTTGCACGTATCCTACACTATATCCACTTCATCCCATGAGAAAAAGGGGCAGAACGCGGAATCAAGGCAACGGCATGGGTGGTTCCCAACTAGAAAATGGTAGTAGGTTTCTATTTACGACTGTTGTATTGTGCAGCCAGAACGTTTCAGCTGACTGCTGAAAATGTCGGATCTTTCGTTGTAGTTCCCAAAGAATGGCAGTAAATGCTGAACATGGTTGTGATTCCGGAGTGTAGGCGTATAAACATCGAATCCGTCTACCATGATCTATCATTCTCTCTATCTCCTCATCTGAACAGTCGCAGTCTTAGAAAGTCGTTCACGTAAATGCAATATTAATATGAAATCGATTATAAAATATGATCAAACCTGATATTGATTCTAAATATTCTAATAATTGGGTGCCTATTCGTGTTGACGGCCACTTGATTGAGATCTGAGTGTAGTCGATGACATTCTGGAAAGGT from Silene latifolia isolate original U9 population chromosome 10, ASM4854445v1, whole genome shotgun sequence encodes:
- the LOC141605404 gene encoding psbP domain-containing protein 4, chloroplastic gives rise to the protein MASTICSSPSCFTWKNKRHQSFYNHNQNSQSFIVQSSLSSESETLFDGDVSEKFSSGLVKRRTMVVLPLVSSMTALGFPGQGLGVVKQGLLAGRVPGLSEPDDQGWRTYRRPDDKSGGHGVGWSPIIPYLFKVPSEWDEVPVSIADLGGTEIDLRFANPKQGRLSVIVAPVLRFSDNLGDNVTIGDVGPPEKVISAFGPEVIGENVDGKVLRTEVAEHSGRKYYQFELEPPHVLITATAAGNRLYLFSVTGNGLQWKRHYPDLRKIAESFRVV
- the LOC141607332 gene encoding putative glutathione S-transferase parC, which gives rise to METTSDEIKILDFWISPFCMRVKIALEEKGITEYECLQEDPYVHKTVLLREMNPVHNRLPVLIHNGKPICESLIIVEYIDEVWKDNSSMLLPVDPFLKSRARFLAHFIDTKLMSVGMKLSRAKGEAEIAKKEFIECLKLLEAELGDKPYFGGNNFGYLDIALIPDYSWFYTYETCAQFSIQAECPELIAWANRCMQRPSVQRSLPNPVQVYNYVLERNRNLGLA